One Pseudomonas sp. FP1742 genomic window carries:
- a CDS encoding BCAM0308 family protein: MDKFQQSQKNQLFKTPARDPYCLPKIEGSAVCPQCGAAYQAGNWTWKVPENTVVHDAQSVTCPACQRTNDNHPAGTLTLSGSFLSAHRNEIINLIENTEKKEKAEHALERIISLTDSEGALVVTTTGIHLANRLGHALKAAFKGHADYQYSDDEFGVSIDWTRDE, from the coding sequence ATGGACAAGTTTCAGCAGAGTCAGAAAAACCAACTGTTCAAAACACCGGCCCGTGATCCTTATTGCTTGCCGAAAATCGAAGGCTCTGCCGTCTGCCCGCAGTGTGGGGCCGCCTACCAGGCAGGTAACTGGACCTGGAAAGTTCCTGAAAACACGGTGGTTCATGATGCGCAATCAGTGACCTGTCCAGCCTGTCAGCGTACCAATGACAATCATCCGGCGGGTACGCTCACGCTGTCGGGCAGCTTCTTGTCCGCGCATCGAAACGAAATCATCAACCTGATCGAAAACACCGAGAAAAAGGAAAAAGCCGAGCATGCCCTGGAGCGCATCATCAGCCTGACCGATTCCGAGGGCGCGCTGGTTGTGACCACCACAGGCATCCATCTCGCGAACCGCCTGGGCCATGCACTGAAAGCGGCCTTCAAAGGCCACGCCGATTATCAGTACAGCGATGACGAGTTCGGGGTAAGCATCGACTGGACGCGTGACGAGTAG